A single region of the Candidatus Methanomethylicota archaeon genome encodes:
- a CDS encoding ABC transporter ATP-binding protein, translated as MIDVEVKEISKEFSGLIVLDKISFKVRKGEFFTILGPSGSGKTTLLKIIGLLENPTSGSIIFNGEIIDFKKDNIQFRRKIGFIFQQPILFNMSVFENVSYPLKIRGFDRIYIKNRVREILELLRINELKDKNALSLSGGEAQRVALAQTLVYEPALLLLDEPTSHLDPRNTSIIEEVLLKINREKNTTIIMATHNVFQAEKLANNIAILKMGKIEKIGSFNELFEKSKIFPFIRMENIFHGFSKISSYGTSIIDIGGLQIEAAFEREGDVIIFIPPEDIILSLNPIISSARNFFEGKIIQIIDMGSLIKVKVNCNRDFFVQITRKSFDEMNLKVGNKVFIAFKASSVQLIE; from the coding sequence ATGATTGATGTAGAAGTTAAGGAGATATCAAAAGAATTTTCAGGATTGATAGTATTAGATAAAATTAGCTTTAAAGTTAGAAAAGGGGAATTCTTTACTATATTAGGACCTAGTGGATCTGGAAAAACTACTTTATTAAAAATAATTGGATTATTGGAAAATCCAACAAGCGGCTCGATTATATTTAATGGAGAAATTATAGATTTCAAAAAAGATAATATTCAATTTAGAAGAAAAATTGGTTTTATATTTCAACAACCAATTCTTTTTAATATGTCTGTTTTTGAAAATGTTTCTTATCCATTAAAAATAAGAGGTTTTGATAGAATATATATTAAAAATAGAGTAAGGGAAATATTAGAACTTTTAAGAATAAATGAATTAAAAGATAAAAATGCATTGAGTTTATCTGGTGGAGAAGCTCAAAGAGTAGCTTTAGCTCAAACATTAGTTTATGAACCTGCTTTATTACTTTTAGATGAACCAACTTCTCACTTAGATCCAAGAAATACATCAATAATCGAAGAAGTTTTATTAAAGATAAATAGAGAAAAGAATACTACAATCATAATGGCCACTCATAATGTATTTCAGGCTGAAAAACTTGCAAATAATATTGCAATATTAAAAATGGGAAAAATAGAAAAAATTGGTAGTTTTAATGAACTTTTTGAAAAATCAAAAATATTTCCTTTTATTAGAATGGAAAATATTTTTCACGGTTTTTCTAAGATTTCATCATATGGAACTTCTATAATAGACATAGGTGGATTGCAAATAGAAGCAGCTTTTGAAAGAGAAGGTGATGTTATCATCTTTATTCCTCCCGAGGATATAATTCTTTCCTTAAATCCAATTATTTCAAGTGCAAGAAATTTCTTTGAAGGTAAAATTATACAAATCATAGATATGGGATCATTAATAAAAGTTAAAGTAAATTGCAATAGAGATTTTTTTGTCCAAATAACAAGAAAATCATTTGATGAAATGAACTTAAAAGTTGGTAATAAAGTATTCATAGCATTTAAAGCATCGTCTGTTCAATTAATTGAATAA
- a CDS encoding ABC transporter permease, translating to MDEILNITLLSLRVSGTSVIIGALIGIPIGTYLGMKEFRGKFAFIRFFNIMVKSIVNTFMGLPPVVVGLVVYLALAPTGPFGWLNLLYTPSAMIITQLIEVIPIIIGITMSSVSSIEKTIKERALSLGASQLQTMFLILREAKIGILTAIITAFGAAISEVGGIIITGGNIRWLTRTLTTAIVVETELGNFSMALTLGAILLTIAFIINLSLTIIQLRGMKSK from the coding sequence ATGGATGAAATTTTAAATATAACATTATTATCTTTAAGAGTTTCAGGAACTTCAGTTATTATAGGAGCATTAATAGGAATACCTATAGGCACATATCTTGGTATGAAAGAATTTAGAGGAAAATTTGCATTTATTCGTTTTTTTAATATTATGGTAAAAAGTATAGTAAATACATTTATGGGATTGCCACCTGTAGTAGTTGGTCTTGTTGTATATTTAGCATTGGCACCTACTGGTCCTTTTGGCTGGCTTAATTTATTATATACTCCAAGTGCTATGATAATAACACAACTTATTGAAGTTATTCCAATTATAATTGGAATAACAATGTCATCAGTTAGTAGTATTGAAAAAACCATAAAGGAAAGAGCTCTTTCTCTTGGTGCTTCTCAATTACAAACAATGTTTTTAATATTAAGAGAAGCTAAGATAGGAATTCTAACTGCTATAATAACAGCATTTGGTGCAGCCATTTCTGAAGTTGGAGGAATAATCATAACTGGAGGAAATATAAGATGGTTAACTCGTACATTAACTACTGCAATTGTTGTGGAAACAGAATTAGGTAATTTTAGCATGGCATTAACACTTGGAGCTATTCTTCTTACAATTGCTTTTATCATTAATCTATCTCTTACTATAATACAGTTAAGAGGGATGAAAAGTAAATGA
- a CDS encoding substrate-binding domain-containing protein, giving the protein MKRLILLIITIIICITFINLFEQKLYSNAIFIATTTSVYNSGLLEYLLPIFESKYNIKVYVIPVGTGRAIEIAKRGSVDLIIVHSKDLEIDFLNSSYGVHRIGIMYNDFIIVGPIEDPANITNLNNVTEAFRRIMIEGSKGNAIFISRADKSGTHVLEMSIWKKLGINPTGNNWYLETGADMGTVLRMANDKKAYTITDRATWLSYELNNLKILVENDIDLINPYSCILVNPEKFPNRNYKGAILLVKWLSSEEGQNLIESYKKNNQSLFIPFARNLEIAHKLGYYNQEEEITWYENFGG; this is encoded by the coding sequence ATGAAGAGACTCATTTTACTTATAATTACAATTATTATTTGTATTACTTTTATTAATTTATTTGAACAAAAATTATATTCAAATGCAATTTTTATAGCTACAACAACTAGTGTATATAATTCTGGATTATTAGAATATTTATTACCAATTTTTGAATCAAAATATAATATTAAAGTTTATGTAATTCCTGTTGGAACTGGAAGAGCAATAGAAATAGCTAAAAGAGGATCAGTTGATTTAATAATAGTTCATTCAAAAGATCTTGAAATTGATTTTTTAAATTCTTCTTATGGTGTTCATAGAATAGGGATTATGTACAATGATTTTATAATTGTAGGTCCGATAGAAGATCCAGCAAATATAACAAATCTTAACAATGTTACTGAAGCATTTAGAAGAATTATGATTGAAGGTTCTAAAGGAAATGCTATTTTTATCTCTAGAGCTGATAAATCAGGTACACATGTTTTAGAAATGAGTATATGGAAAAAATTAGGAATCAATCCTACAGGAAATAATTGGTATTTAGAAACTGGTGCAGATATGGGTACAGTCTTGAGAATGGCAAATGATAAAAAAGCTTATACAATTACAGATAGGGCTACTTGGTTATCATATGAATTAAATAATTTAAAAATTTTAGTTGAAAATGATATTGATTTAATAAATCCTTATTCTTGTATACTTGTAAATCCTGAAAAATTTCCAAATAGAAATTATAAAGGAGCAATTTTATTAGTTAAATGGCTTTCTTCTGAAGAAGGTCAAAATCTCATAGAATCTTATAAAAAGAATAATCAATCATTATTTATTCCCTTTGCAAGAAATTTAGAAATAGCTCATAAATTAGGTTATTATAATCAAGAAGAAGAAATTACTTGGTATGAAAATTTTGGAGGTTAA
- a CDS encoding NAD(P)/FAD-dependent oxidoreductase: MKYYDVVIIGAGPAGMFAAYEIINKSKLSILVIDQGHDVDKRKCPVQNYKICTKCPVCNIMCGVGGAGTLSSGLLNLRPDIGGNLIEFTKNENEAKELVKYVDSIFLKYGAPSEIYSGNTEEALELQRKAASVGIKFIPITQRHIGTDRAPMVINNFKKDLEMKGVDFLLETKVEDVKKNQVILEGNGIINAKYILLAPGRVGVDWAKKIANRLGIPTKPEPIDIGVRVEVPAFVMDPVIAVNRDPKFHIYTDTYDDFVRTFCVNHHGFVVKEVYNGFVGVNGHSMSDRFSENTNFAFLVRIALTEPAEDTTAYGMSVVQQATILGGGEPLIQRLGDLRMGRRSTWNRISHSHVVPTLRSATPGDIAMAMPHRIVSDILEALEKLDEIIPGVASSSTLLYAPEIKFSANRFQVNENFETSIEGIFVAGDGVGLSRGLVTAAATGVLAGRGILRKEGII, translated from the coding sequence TTGAAATATTATGATGTCGTTATTATTGGTGCAGGACCAGCTGGAATGTTTGCTGCATATGAAATTATAAATAAAAGTAAATTATCTATACTAGTAATAGATCAAGGTCATGATGTAGATAAAAGAAAATGCCCAGTACAAAATTATAAAATATGTACTAAATGCCCAGTTTGTAATATTATGTGTGGTGTAGGAGGAGCTGGCACTCTATCTAGTGGTCTTTTAAACTTAAGACCTGATATTGGTGGAAATTTAATAGAATTTACTAAAAATGAAAATGAAGCTAAGGAGTTAGTAAAATATGTAGATTCAATATTTCTAAAATATGGAGCACCAAGTGAAATTTATAGTGGAAATACTGAAGAAGCACTAGAATTACAAAGAAAAGCAGCATCTGTTGGTATAAAATTTATTCCAATAACTCAACGTCATATTGGTACTGATAGAGCGCCTATGGTAATTAATAATTTTAAAAAAGACTTGGAAATGAAAGGAGTAGATTTTCTATTAGAAACTAAAGTTGAGGATGTTAAAAAGAATCAAGTAATACTTGAAGGAAATGGCATAATTAATGCAAAATATATTCTTCTAGCTCCTGGTAGAGTTGGGGTTGATTGGGCAAAGAAAATAGCTAATAGACTTGGCATTCCTACAAAACCAGAGCCTATTGATATTGGTGTAAGAGTAGAAGTACCTGCATTTGTAATGGATCCTGTAATAGCAGTAAATAGAGATCCTAAATTTCATATATACACTGATACTTATGATGATTTTGTAAGAACTTTTTGTGTTAATCATCATGGCTTTGTAGTTAAAGAAGTATATAATGGATTTGTTGGCGTTAATGGACATTCAATGTCAGATCGATTTTCTGAAAACACCAACTTTGCTTTTTTAGTACGTATTGCTCTTACAGAACCAGCTGAAGATACTACAGCCTATGGTATGTCAGTTGTTCAACAAGCTACAATACTTGGTGGTGGGGAACCATTAATACAAAGATTAGGAGATTTGAGAATGGGTAGAAGATCTACTTGGAATAGAATTTCTCATAGTCATGTTGTTCCAACTCTCAGATCTGCAACACCAGGAGATATTGCAATGGCTATGCCTCATAGAATAGTTTCTGATATACTTGAAGCTTTAGAGAAATTAGATGAAATAATACCAGGTGTTGCTTCTTCATCCACACTTCTCTATGCTCCTGAAATAAAATTTTCAGCAAATAGATTTCAAGTAAATGAAAACTTTGAAACTTCAATAGAAGGAATATTTGTAGCTGGTGATGGTGTAGGTCTTTCAAGAGGTTTAGTTACTGCAGCAGCAACTGGAGTATTGGCTGGTAGAGGAATATTAAGAAAAGAAGGGATAATTTAA
- a CDS encoding geranylgeranylglyceryl/heptaprenylglyceryl phosphate synthase, giving the protein MKKIENYLVSKIKEKGCIHLALLDPDKVKIENAKEISKTIKEVGSSAIMVGGSTCIRNFSLDDLIKELKSGSDLPIILFPGSVASISKYADAIWFLSVLNSINPYYITGAQALSAPIIKACNLEAIPLGYIIISPGGSAGFMSQANTIPPDKPEIAAMYALAAQYMGMRFVYLERGSGSNEPVPIKMIEKVRSFLDESHLIVGGGIKNKYQAREIAKAGAEIIVTGTLLECEDYKNCMKEILEGTEEGVDERKY; this is encoded by the coding sequence ATGAAAAAAATTGAAAATTATTTAGTATCAAAAATTAAGGAAAAAGGATGTATTCATCTAGCATTACTAGATCCTGATAAAGTTAAAATTGAAAATGCTAAAGAAATTTCAAAAACAATAAAAGAAGTTGGTTCTTCAGCTATAATGGTTGGAGGGTCTACATGTATTAGAAATTTTTCATTAGATGACTTAATAAAGGAATTAAAATCAGGATCAGATCTTCCAATAATACTTTTTCCTGGAAGTGTTGCTAGTATATCTAAATATGCTGATGCAATATGGTTTTTATCTGTTCTTAATTCAATTAATCCATATTATATAACAGGTGCACAAGCTCTTAGTGCCCCTATAATAAAAGCTTGTAATTTAGAAGCCATACCTTTAGGTTATATAATAATAAGTCCAGGAGGAAGTGCTGGTTTTATGAGTCAAGCAAATACCATACCACCAGATAAACCTGAAATTGCTGCTATGTATGCATTAGCTGCTCAATATATGGGAATGAGATTTGTTTATTTAGAAAGAGGTTCAGGTAGTAACGAACCTGTACCTATAAAAATGATTGAAAAAGTAAGAAGTTTCCTTGATGAAAGTCACTTAATAGTTGGAGGGGGAATTAAAAATAAATATCAAGCAAGAGAAATTGCAAAAGCTGGTGCAGAAATAATTGTAACAGGAACATTATTAGAATGTGAAGATTATAAAAATTGTATGAAAGAAATATTAGAAGGAACTGAGGAAGGAGTTGATGAGAGAAAATATTAA